One Polypterus senegalus isolate Bchr_013 chromosome 10, ASM1683550v1, whole genome shotgun sequence DNA segment encodes these proteins:
- the LOC120536331 gene encoding olfactory receptor class A-like protein 1, translated as MSPVDTRAAIRPYAFLLLSAIGIPSNLAICFAFLRALRNDRRLLTADVILCHLTFSNLMLGCTGGIPQTLHTFGYKLKFTDLDCKLIFLSFRSFRGLSISLTCLLSTYQAVVISPASSKLDTLKSQIPRFLTLTVTLLYVLYFVSCISTAIHGVANLVNNTMPPYTFNFEFCYATFYTFTALFGIGMAVMMRDLVFIVLMTIMSGYILLLFYRHSKKVKSIRSSDRAQLGARAEVKASRAVVTLVTIYVVFFGIDCVMWLYSISVVWVEPLISDIRMYFTMLYTSVCPIVIIATNPKVQTKLRVYIPERTTHSVDTLSSTV; from the coding sequence ATGTCCCCTGTGGACACGAGAGCTGCAATTCGTCCCTACGCTTTCCTTCTGCTGTCTGCCATTGGCATTCCATCCAATCTGGCCATCTGCTTCGCCTTCTTACGTGCCCTACGCAATGACAGAAGATTGCTGACTGCAGACGTCATCCTGTGCCATCTCACCTTTTCTAACCTAATGCTGGGCTGCACGGGTGGGATTCCCCAAACGCTGCACACATTTGGCTACAAACTGAAGTTTACCGACCTTGATTGTAAATTAATCTTCTTGTCCTTCCGCTCATTCAGGGGCCTCTCCATTAGTCTAACATGCCTGCTAAGTACGTATCAGGCTGTGGTGATCTCTCCTGCCTCCTCCAAACTTGACACACTGAAGTCACAAATTCCCAGGTTCCTGACGCTTACGGTGACATTGCTGTATGTGCTCTACTTTGTGTCATGTATCAGTACTGCCATCCATGGTGTTGCGAACCTTGTTAACAACACTATGCCTCCATACACGTTTAACTTTGAATTCTGCTATGCTACCTTCTACACATTTACAGCACTCTTTGGGATTGGCATGGCGGTCATGATGAGAGATCTTGTGTTTATAGTGCTGATGACCATCATGAGCGGATACATTTTGCTGCTTTTCTACCGACACAGCAAGAAGGTGAAGAGCATCCGATCATCAGATCGAGCACAGCTAGGAGCACGAGCTGAAGTGAAGGCATCACGTGCTGTGGTTACTCTCGTCACTATCTATGTGGTCTTCTTTGGCATTGATTGTGTCATGTGGCTGTACTCGATTTCAGTTGTGTGGGTTGAGCCTCTCATTTCTGACATTAGAATGTACTTCACCATGCTCTATACTTCAGTGTGCCCCATTGTGATCATCGCCACTAATCCCAAGGTTCAGACCAAACTTCGGGTCTACATACCAGAGAGGACAACTCATTCAGTGGACACCCtcagctccacagtttaa